One Novipirellula caenicola DNA segment encodes these proteins:
- a CDS encoding phytanoyl-CoA dioxygenase family protein, producing MNEQAAMEMHDNGFTQINAAVDLETVGRLSTACEQAFIVESDVQRARSSRGHVYAARNLLDVVPEIQTFWREGKPFEILNCILGDQFGLVRVLFFDKPPDRTWTLPWHKDTAIAVKDNSHRSAKFSRPTVKSGVPHVVASDDVLRQMLTLRLHLDDVTDQNGPLRVIPGSHVSSTSEGAGAEAAVTIHAAAGDMLAMRPLITHSSGSSKPGTTRHRRILHLEFVADRHLPDGFQWHDFIAASVKTN from the coding sequence ATGAACGAACAAGCCGCGATGGAGATGCACGACAATGGATTCACTCAGATTAATGCCGCAGTGGATCTGGAAACCGTCGGGCGATTGAGTACCGCATGCGAGCAGGCATTTATCGTGGAATCGGATGTGCAACGAGCACGATCGAGTCGCGGACACGTCTATGCGGCACGTAACCTGTTGGACGTCGTTCCGGAGATCCAAACATTTTGGCGTGAAGGCAAACCGTTTGAAATCCTGAACTGCATCTTGGGCGATCAATTTGGATTGGTGCGTGTTTTGTTTTTTGACAAACCGCCCGACCGAACTTGGACGCTTCCCTGGCATAAAGACACCGCGATCGCGGTAAAGGACAACTCGCATCGCTCGGCAAAATTTTCACGTCCCACTGTCAAATCAGGTGTTCCACATGTCGTTGCCAGTGACGATGTTTTGCGACAGATGCTGACGCTGCGATTGCATTTGGACGACGTCACCGACCAGAACGGTCCATTACGCGTGATCCCCGGTTCTCACGTTTCGAGTACCAGCGAAGGGGCGGGCGCCGAGGCGGCAGTGACCATACACGCCGCCGCGGGTGACATGTTGGCGATGCGGCCGCTAATCACGCACAGCAGCGGTTCATCGAAACCAGGCACGACGCGACACCGACGGATCTTGCACCTCGAATTCGTGGCGGATCGTCATCTTCCCGACGGATTCCAGTGGCACGATTTTATCGCCGCGAGCGTGAAAACAAATTAG
- a CDS encoding FAD-dependent oxidoreductase, whose protein sequence is MSEKKVTVAPSTYSRSFARRRFLEFCGLGAASAFYPQIAAAAESARSGSETEVDLVIIGGGLGGCAAALAATRMGKRVLLTEPTDWIGGQLSQQGVPPDEHSHIETHGCTASYRQFRRNVRDYYRRNYPLTESAKNNPRLNPGNGNVSRLCHEPRVAVAVLDAMLAPAISAGRLTVMLNTKPVKAEVDGDRVRSITLSTDQGAEFQVTAPYFIDASEQGDLLPLTNTEYVTGAESRHDTKESHAPEKADPDNIQAFTWCFAIDHIDGADHTIDRPKQYDFWKDHTPDLTPPWPGKLLSLQYSKPNTLKPHDLAFVPPTKNAPPPKTKALNLWLYRRIIDPANFLPGTYDSGVTIVNWPQNDYMLGNLITGDEQEIAKHLEGARQLSLSLLYWLQTEAPRPDGGAGWKGLRLRKDIMGTADGLAKYPYIRESRRIQAEFTILEQHISRANRQAVAKNAGGKVTAAPFHDSAGIGYYHLDLHPSSGGDNYIDFASVPFQIPLGALIPRRTENLIAACKNIGTTHLSNGCYRLHPVEWSIGEAAGALAAHCLDQRDSPRGVRNQSKSLTAFQSVLKGQGFELVWPT, encoded by the coding sequence ATGTCTGAAAAAAAAGTTACCGTCGCACCGTCGACCTATTCTCGCAGTTTCGCTCGCCGCCGCTTTCTCGAATTCTGTGGCCTCGGTGCCGCGTCAGCGTTCTATCCGCAGATCGCCGCTGCAGCCGAATCCGCTCGTTCGGGAAGCGAAACGGAGGTGGATCTCGTCATCATCGGTGGCGGTCTCGGCGGTTGTGCCGCGGCGCTCGCAGCAACCCGCATGGGCAAACGAGTGTTGTTGACCGAACCGACCGATTGGATCGGTGGACAACTGAGCCAACAAGGAGTGCCACCGGACGAACATAGCCATATCGAGACGCATGGATGTACGGCGAGTTATCGTCAGTTCCGCCGAAATGTTCGCGATTATTACCGCAGAAACTATCCGCTGACCGAATCGGCCAAAAACAATCCGCGACTCAATCCAGGCAACGGCAACGTGTCGCGACTTTGTCATGAACCGCGAGTCGCCGTCGCGGTGCTGGATGCGATGTTAGCTCCAGCGATCAGTGCGGGACGATTGACGGTCATGCTCAACACCAAACCGGTCAAAGCCGAGGTGGATGGCGATCGTGTTCGATCTATAACGCTAAGCACCGATCAAGGAGCGGAATTTCAGGTGACGGCGCCGTACTTTATCGACGCCTCGGAACAAGGCGACCTGCTGCCGCTGACCAACACCGAGTATGTCACCGGAGCTGAGTCTCGGCACGATACCAAGGAATCACATGCTCCGGAAAAGGCCGATCCCGATAACATCCAAGCGTTCACGTGGTGCTTTGCGATCGACCACATCGATGGTGCGGATCACACGATCGATCGCCCCAAGCAATACGATTTTTGGAAGGATCATACTCCCGATTTGACCCCGCCGTGGCCGGGAAAACTTTTGTCGCTTCAGTATTCTAAACCCAACACGCTGAAACCCCACGACCTGGCGTTCGTGCCGCCTACCAAGAACGCACCGCCGCCGAAAACCAAAGCACTGAACCTGTGGCTGTATCGCCGTATCATTGATCCGGCTAACTTCCTGCCAGGCACTTACGACAGCGGGGTGACGATCGTCAATTGGCCGCAGAATGATTACATGCTCGGGAATTTAATCACAGGCGACGAGCAAGAAATCGCCAAACACCTCGAAGGTGCGCGGCAGTTAAGTCTATCGCTGTTGTATTGGTTGCAGACCGAAGCACCACGTCCAGATGGTGGCGCCGGTTGGAAAGGACTTCGTTTGCGCAAAGACATCATGGGCACCGCGGACGGGTTGGCAAAGTATCCATACATTCGCGAGTCACGCCGGATTCAAGCCGAATTTACGATCCTCGAACAACACATCTCCAGGGCCAACCGGCAGGCTGTGGCTAAAAACGCCGGCGGTAAAGTCACGGCGGCTCCGTTTCACGATTCCGCCGGAATTGGTTATTACCATTTGGATTTACACCCAAGTTCCGGCGGCGATAACTATATCGACTTTGCCAGCGTTCCGTTTCAAATTCCGCTGGGAGCTTTGATCCCACGACGAACCGAGAATCTGATCGCAGCCTGCAAAAACATTGGCACCACCCACCTTAGTAACGGGTGTTACCGCTTGCATCCTGTGGAGTGGAGTATCGGTGAGGCGGCCGGCGCGTTGGCCGCTCATTGTTTGGATCAGCGCGACAGTCCACGCGGCGTTCGAAATCAATCCAAATCGCTGACCGCATTTCAGAGCGTGCTAAAGGGTCAAGGTTTTGAACTCGTTTGGCCAACGTGA